A section of the Malus sylvestris chromosome 17, drMalSylv7.2, whole genome shotgun sequence genome encodes:
- the LOC126609595 gene encoding dynein light chain 1, cytoplasmic-like, with the protein MLEGRAVIEDTDMPVKMQMQAMAAASEALDLHDVVDCRSIAAHIKKEFDMRYGCGWQCVVGSNFGCFFTHCKGTFIYFTLETLSFLIFKGDSSSSSSSKS; encoded by the exons atgttGGAAGGCAGAGCAGTGATAGAGGACACAGATATGCCGGTGAAGATGCAGATGCAAGCCATGGCAGCTGCTTCTGAAGCTCTGGATCTTCACGATGTCGTTGACTGCAGATCTATAGCTGCCCACATAAAAAAG GAGTTTGACATGAGATATGGATGCGGTTGGCAATGTGTGGTGGGATCAAATTTCGGTTGTTTTTTCACTCACTGTAAAGGAACTTTCATCTACTTTACACTTGAGACTCTCAGCTTCCTAATCTTCAAAGGggattcttcttcctcctcctcctccaaaagCTAA